The Euphorbia lathyris chromosome 8, ddEupLath1.1, whole genome shotgun sequence genome has a window encoding:
- the LOC136203707 gene encoding uncharacterized protein gives MGTKIEYAINLLASEQKSSNFSVHSKDESDYYSQSQGLNHSFQITGLHKMPEKPNIDFIRNTMQIHEDIFKQQVRELHRVYSVQKMLMEELEKNKKHWNYRKINNMNMDNELSSRERSGSCSGVGRGFDLERVAAEDVSTGVSINEGDNAHDEDQIELTLSLGGSRSSKKQKLKNEELQESSRAPNSNSSPANIDKERKHPHWLFQGVKH, from the exons ATGGGAACTAAAATTGAATATGCCATTAATCTTCTAGCAAGTGAACAAAAAAGCTCAAACTTTAGTGTTCATAGTAAGGATGAGTCAGATTACTACTCTCAAAGTCAAGGTCTGAATCATAGCTTCCAAATTACTGGCCTTCACAAAATGCCAGAAAAACCCAACATTGATTTCATCAGAAACACAATGCAGATCCATGAGGACATCTTCAAACAACAG GTGAGGGAACTTCACAGGGTGTACAGTGTGCAAAAGATGTTGATGGAAGAACTGGAGAAGAACAAAAAACATTGGAATTACAGGAAAATCAACAACATGAACATGGATAATGAATTGAGCTCAAGGGAAAGAAGTGGGAGTTGTTCAGGTGTTGGAAGGGGTTTTGATTTAGAAAGAGTAGCAGCTGAAGATGTTTCAACTGGTGTGAGTATAAATGAAGGAGATAATGCTCATGATGAGGATCAAATTGAACTTACATTAAGTCTTGGAGGATCAAGAAGTAGCAAGAAACAGAAATTGAAAAATGAAGAATTACAAGAATCATCAAGAGCACCAAATAGCAATTCTAGTCCTGCAAATATtgataaagaaagaaaacacCCTCATTGGCTTTTTCAAGGTGTTAAGCATTGA